A single window of Ananas comosus cultivar F153 linkage group 19, ASM154086v1, whole genome shotgun sequence DNA harbors:
- the LOC109724770 gene encoding uncharacterized protein LOC109724770 encodes MGTEGNVLDKAMSRKAKLLEGASSGAAQQTRKLTRRKIKSKSILCGIKLSDEESAHLRMFMSADIEQCLYNAKVAILVNGTPSNWLKVRKGLRQGDLLSPFLFLLVTDCLARMTETARANKLLCSIGPSADCETILIQYADDTIFFCEPRKNTLRNLRFIWKLFEWASDLKISRDKSKFYLGLPLHSKKFKKVDWTPVINRIDKRIEGWKAKLLSLGGRLTLVNSVLTNLPLHYFTVFKVPPWVIQSIEALRRAFFWKGCNKINREGLLS; translated from the exons ATGGGCACGGAGGGCAACGTCTTAGACAAGGCCATGTCTCGCAAAGCCAAACTTCTTGAGGGCGCTTCGTCTGGAGCTGCCCAACAGACACGCAAACTGACTCGTAGGAAGATCAAATCGAAGAGCATCCTCTGCGGCATCAAACTCTCCGACGAGGAGTCAGCCCACCTCCGCATGTTCATGTCTGCAGAC ATCGAGCAGTGTTTGTACAATGCTAAGGTGGCTATCCTCGTCAACGGTACACCATCTAATTGGTTGAAAGTTCGAAAGGGGCTTAGGCAAGGAGATCTCCTCTCCCCCTTCCTTTTCCTGCTGGTCACTGACTGTCTCGCACGGATGACTGAAACCGCCAGAGCAAACAAACTCCTATGCAGCATTGGACCTTCTGCTGATTGCGAAACCATCCTTATCCAATATGCCGACGACACAATATTCTTCTGCGAACCTAGAAAAAACACTTTGCGCAACCTACGGTTCATTTGGAAGCTATTCGAATGGGCATCGGACCTTAAAATCAGCAGAGACAAATCGAAATT CTACTTAGGTCTCCCCCTTCACTCCAAGAAGTTCAAGAAGGTGGACTGGACCCCTGTCATCAACCGCATCGACAAGCGGATTGAAGGTTGGAAGGCAAAGCTACTATCTCTAGGGGGAAGACTAACTTTAGTCAATTCAGTCCTAACGAACTTGCCTCTGCACTACTTTACCGTCTTTAAGGTCCCCCCATGGGTTATTCAGAGCATTGAGGCCCTGCGCAGGGccttcttttggaaaggatGTAACAAAATCAACCGGGAGGGCTTGCTTAGTTAA